A stretch of Desulfuromonas acetexigens DNA encodes these proteins:
- the prsT gene encoding XrtA/PEP-CTERM system TPR-repeat protein PrsT, whose protein sequence is MITMLMVLVLLTACQGQTKETMVQEGMTLMKEGNPLGAVVLFNSALEKDPNFVEARYQLGLAYLKGGKLDKAEKELQKVRLQDPGNAEVLLDMASLYLATQKIDEAEGELRQYLEKHPKSSRSQEYLGRVKAVRGDLQAAEQLFKEAAELDAGNAEVRLALAQLYLQLGWTDQAQAELASVVKAFPDKKAAYFMIAALEGRQGRKAQALEAYRQVTRIDGEDIAALYLTGMLSLDMGDAAEAQRIAEHLRKRHPKHPSGSRLLGMIRYAAEDFENAALELRASLQGMPDLAGYYFLGLAEYRRDNFELALSQFQRALDIQPEHLQTRLMVGMTLLRQGRIDDCIQQVKQVLAVNDQIAMAHNVLGSAYLAKKEFDKAMPHLDRAIALDPSLADAHMKKGLFNLAQGNPQGAGVELEKAVEAAPEALNTRFLLASLYLRQQNYRGVIETLQAGLDGTEEDALLYNYMAAAYLAQKQNEQGVDALNKAKQAKPDYLTPYFNLANYYLANQQRDKALEEYRAILQIAPENVKALISLGTLQEIEGDATAAKASYQKARATNAPEGFLALAGYLGRSKQGEEAAKVIEAAYQTHPEHPAILETRGKLLLGQKNTGEAVKMFQALDKVKPGAGLPLLAVAWLAGGEQDKALALAKARIDEQPASASGYMLEAAIHQRLGAVDKAEAALTQGLVRAKDAQLLSLQLGSLYAGTGRVPKALETFAALRKAQPDFVPAIFALGALLDQQGDKGKAVELYKEVLAKAEDHTAALNNLAYLYADNYGTPEEALVLAVKAFRKEPGNPGILDTLGLALFKNGRHDEAVNILTKAAELLPKVAAVRLHQGQALHGAGKNAEARDALQAAIDLGPGPEAEQARKLLEQIKD, encoded by the coding sequence ATGATCACAATGCTGATGGTTCTGGTGCTACTGACCGCGTGTCAGGGGCAGACCAAGGAAACGATGGTGCAGGAAGGGATGACGCTAATGAAGGAGGGCAATCCGCTGGGCGCGGTGGTCCTCTTCAACAGCGCCCTGGAAAAAGATCCCAACTTTGTCGAGGCCCGCTACCAGTTGGGGCTGGCCTATCTCAAGGGGGGCAAGCTCGACAAGGCGGAGAAGGAACTGCAGAAGGTCCGCCTCCAGGATCCTGGCAACGCTGAGGTTCTCCTCGACATGGCCTCCCTCTATCTCGCCACCCAGAAGATCGACGAGGCCGAGGGGGAACTGCGTCAGTATCTGGAAAAACATCCGAAGAGTTCCCGGTCTCAGGAATACCTCGGGCGGGTGAAGGCGGTACGCGGTGACCTACAGGCGGCCGAGCAGCTCTTCAAAGAGGCCGCGGAGCTGGACGCCGGCAACGCCGAGGTCCGTCTGGCTCTTGCCCAACTCTATCTCCAGCTCGGTTGGACCGATCAGGCGCAGGCGGAACTGGCCTCCGTGGTCAAAGCCTTTCCCGACAAGAAGGCGGCGTACTTCATGATCGCGGCTCTGGAGGGGCGTCAAGGGCGCAAGGCCCAAGCCCTGGAGGCCTACCGGCAGGTGACGCGCATTGATGGCGAGGATATCGCCGCCCTCTATCTGACCGGTATGCTCTCCCTGGATATGGGGGATGCCGCCGAGGCCCAGCGCATCGCTGAGCACCTGCGCAAACGCCATCCCAAGCACCCCTCGGGTTCCCGCCTGCTCGGCATGATCCGCTACGCGGCCGAGGATTTCGAGAATGCGGCGCTGGAACTTCGGGCCTCTTTGCAGGGGATGCCCGACCTGGCCGGTTATTATTTCCTCGGCCTGGCCGAATACCGGCGCGACAATTTCGAACTGGCTTTGAGCCAGTTCCAACGCGCCCTCGACATTCAGCCTGAGCATCTGCAGACGCGGCTGATGGTCGGTATGACCCTGTTGCGCCAAGGGCGGATCGACGACTGCATCCAGCAAGTCAAGCAGGTGCTGGCCGTAAACGACCAGATCGCCATGGCGCACAACGTCCTCGGCAGCGCCTATCTGGCCAAAAAGGAATTCGACAAGGCCATGCCCCATCTCGACCGGGCTATCGCCCTTGATCCTTCCCTGGCCGACGCGCACATGAAGAAGGGGTTGTTCAATCTGGCCCAGGGCAATCCGCAAGGGGCCGGAGTCGAACTGGAAAAGGCCGTCGAGGCGGCTCCCGAAGCGCTGAATACCCGCTTCCTCCTCGCCTCTCTTTATCTGCGGCAACAGAATTACCGGGGGGTGATCGAAACCCTGCAGGCGGGGCTCGACGGGACGGAAGAGGATGCCCTGCTCTACAATTACATGGCCGCCGCCTACTTGGCGCAGAAGCAGAACGAGCAAGGGGTTGACGCCCTGAACAAGGCCAAGCAAGCCAAGCCCGACTATCTGACCCCTTATTTCAATCTGGCCAACTATTATCTGGCCAACCAGCAGCGGGACAAGGCGCTGGAAGAGTACCGGGCCATTCTCCAGATTGCTCCGGAGAACGTCAAGGCGCTCATTTCCCTCGGTACCCTGCAAGAGATCGAGGGGGACGCGACGGCTGCTAAGGCCAGCTACCAGAAGGCCCGCGCTACCAACGCCCCGGAAGGCTTCCTGGCGCTCGCCGGATACCTGGGGCGCTCGAAGCAGGGGGAGGAGGCGGCCAAGGTGATCGAGGCGGCCTATCAGACCCATCCGGAACATCCCGCCATTCTCGAAACCCGGGGCAAGTTGTTGCTGGGGCAGAAAAATACCGGCGAGGCGGTAAAGATGTTCCAGGCCCTGGACAAGGTCAAACCCGGCGCCGGACTGCCGCTGCTCGCTGTCGCCTGGCTCGCGGGAGGGGAACAGGATAAGGCCTTGGCCTTGGCCAAGGCGCGGATTGACGAACAGCCCGCCTCAGCTTCCGGTTATATGCTGGAAGCCGCCATCCACCAGCGTCTAGGCGCGGTGGACAAGGCCGAGGCCGCCCTGACCCAGGGGCTTGTGCGGGCCAAGGACGCGCAGCTACTTTCCCTGCAACTCGGCAGCCTCTACGCCGGGACTGGGCGGGTACCGAAAGCCCTGGAAACCTTTGCGGCTCTGCGCAAGGCTCAGCCCGATTTCGTCCCGGCGATCTTCGCCCTCGGGGCGCTGCTCGACCAGCAGGGAGACAAGGGCAAGGCCGTGGAGCTTTACAAAGAGGTCCTGGCCAAGGCCGAGGACCACACTGCCGCCCTCAACAATCTGGCTTATCTCTACGCCGACAACTACGGCACGCCGGAGGAAGCTCTGGTGCTGGCGGTCAAGGCCTTCCGCAAAGAGCCGGGCAATCCGGGGATTCTTGACACCCTGGGGCTGGCCCTGTTCAAGAACGGACGGCATGACGAAGCAGTTAACATCCTGACCAAGGCTGCCGAATTGCTGCCCAAGGTCGCGGCGGTGCGGTTGCACCAGGGGCAGGCGCTGCATGGCGCCGGCAAGAACGCCGAAGCGCGAGACGCCTTGCAGGCCGCGATCGATCTCGGTCCCGGTCCCGAAGCTGAGCAGGCGCGCAAGCTGCTCGAACAGATCAAGGATTAG
- a CDS encoding TIGR03013 family XrtA/PEP-CTERM system glycosyltransferase, giving the protein MRKLTSLILLVDLLLAALALVIGHLLRFEGACNLAVITGPSGTRLLIFALFAVFSAYFCEMYRWEKSLGRLDLAARTAVSILMAFFVLSAVYYIIPAAMVGRGVLSFSLLVFGAMQFFAHLGFLALMQLPALARRVLVIGVGPLAATVERVLTENPGRQAFIGFVQPTTEKCTVDEKRIVGDVEEVVELVERERADLLVVALTERRGGLPVRELLRCKLNGVEIIDALSFYEEMTGKLLIENIQPSWFLYSDGFRITPFLRFYKRGFDLLLSLFGILLVLPLWPVVALLVKFDSPGPIFFRQTRVGEREKNFTVYKFRTMRQDAEKETGAVWATQDDPRVTKIGKLLRKSRIDELPQLYNVLKGDMSFVGPRPERPEFVDRLNQKIPYYSKRHFMKPGVTGWAQVCYPYGASDEDALEKLRYDLYYIKNYSLLLDFLIILETVKVVAFGRGGR; this is encoded by the coding sequence ATGCGTAAACTGACTTCCCTCATCCTGCTCGTCGACTTGCTTCTCGCGGCGCTGGCCCTGGTTATCGGCCACCTGCTGCGTTTCGAGGGGGCTTGTAATCTGGCCGTCATTACCGGCCCGAGTGGGACGCGGCTGTTGATCTTCGCGTTATTCGCGGTTTTTTCCGCCTATTTCTGCGAAATGTATCGCTGGGAAAAGTCTCTGGGGCGGCTCGATCTCGCCGCCCGCACCGCCGTCTCGATCCTGATGGCTTTCTTTGTCCTTTCCGCGGTCTATTACATCATTCCGGCGGCCATGGTCGGTCGCGGAGTGCTCTCCTTCTCGCTGCTGGTCTTCGGAGCCATGCAGTTTTTTGCTCATCTCGGTTTTCTGGCCCTCATGCAACTGCCCGCTCTGGCCCGGCGCGTGTTGGTCATCGGCGTCGGCCCTCTGGCCGCTACGGTGGAACGGGTCCTGACTGAAAATCCGGGGCGTCAAGCCTTTATCGGCTTTGTTCAGCCGACAACCGAGAAATGCACGGTCGACGAGAAGCGGATTGTCGGCGATGTCGAAGAAGTCGTCGAATTGGTGGAGCGGGAGCGGGCCGACCTGCTGGTGGTGGCGCTGACCGAGCGGCGTGGCGGACTGCCGGTGCGAGAACTGCTGCGCTGCAAGCTCAACGGGGTGGAGATCATCGACGCCTTGAGCTTTTACGAGGAAATGACCGGCAAACTGCTGATCGAGAACATTCAGCCAAGCTGGTTTCTCTACTCGGACGGCTTCCGGATCACCCCCTTTCTGCGTTTCTATAAGCGAGGATTCGACCTCCTCCTCTCTCTCTTCGGCATCCTGCTGGTGCTTCCCCTTTGGCCGGTGGTCGCGCTGCTGGTGAAATTCGATTCGCCGGGGCCGATCTTCTTTCGTCAGACCCGGGTGGGTGAGCGGGAAAAAAACTTCACCGTCTATAAATTCCGGACCATGCGTCAGGACGCGGAAAAGGAGACCGGTGCCGTTTGGGCGACCCAGGATGACCCGCGCGTCACCAAGATCGGCAAACTGCTGCGCAAAAGCCGGATCGACGAATTGCCCCAGCTCTACAACGTCCTCAAGGGGGATATGAGTTTCGTCGGCCCCCGTCCCGAGCGGCCGGAATTCGTCGATCGGCTCAACCAGAAGATCCCTTACTACAGCAAGCGCCACTTCATGAAGCCCGGTGTCACCGGCTGGGCCCAGGTTTGCTACCCCTACGGTGCCTCCGACGAAGATGCTCTGGAGAAGCTGCGCTATGACCTCTACTACATCAAAAACTACTCGTTATTGCTCGATTTTCTCATCATTCTGGAAACGGTCAAGGTTGTCGCCTTCGGCCGGGGAGGAAGGTAA
- a CDS encoding polysaccharide biosynthesis/export family protein produces MKKLSLLLVVVFLLFASIAWAGDYVIGEGDGLNVAVWGVPELSVSVLVRPDGKITLPAAGDVKAAGLTPVELSKELTTVLTDYVKTPIVTVTVAGITNNRIYISGGGVPPRVLSLPGRSSLFKLLCGIEGIGNADLQRGYVMRDGEKLAVDMHDLFNNGNIKADIDLRAEDILFLPTNELNKVYVVGAVNTPQGIMYRDGLRVLDVILESGGFTKFAKASAVLILRKEGDDRRRIKLDLDGLMKDGELNENLELQRGDYVIVREGMF; encoded by the coding sequence ATGAAAAAACTGTCTTTGTTGTTGGTGGTCGTATTTTTGCTGTTTGCATCCATCGCCTGGGCTGGGGATTACGTGATTGGTGAAGGGGATGGCTTGAATGTCGCCGTCTGGGGAGTTCCCGAACTGAGTGTTTCCGTACTGGTGCGCCCCGACGGTAAGATCACCCTGCCGGCCGCCGGCGACGTCAAGGCCGCCGGACTGACCCCGGTCGAGCTGAGCAAGGAGTTGACCACGGTCCTTACCGACTACGTCAAGACGCCGATCGTCACCGTGACCGTGGCGGGGATCACCAACAATCGCATCTATATCTCCGGTGGCGGCGTCCCCCCCCGGGTGTTGAGCCTGCCTGGTCGCAGCTCGCTCTTCAAACTCCTCTGCGGTATCGAGGGGATCGGTAACGCCGACCTGCAGCGGGGCTACGTCATGCGCGACGGCGAAAAACTCGCCGTCGACATGCACGATCTCTTCAACAACGGCAATATCAAGGCCGATATCGATCTCCGCGCCGAGGACATCCTCTTTCTGCCGACCAACGAGTTGAACAAGGTCTACGTCGTCGGCGCCGTCAATACGCCCCAGGGCATTATGTACCGGGACGGTCTGCGGGTTCTCGATGTCATTCTCGAATCGGGAGGCTTCACCAAGTTCGCCAAGGCCAGCGCGGTATTGATCCTGCGCAAAGAAGGGGACGACCGCCGGCGCATCAAGCTCGATCTCGACGGCCTGATGAAGGACGGTGAGTTGAACGAGAATCTCGAATTGCAGCGGGGCGACTACGTGATTGTCCGCGAAGGAATGTTCTAA
- a CDS encoding XrtA system polysaccharide chain length determinant: protein MDSPILQLKKYLHALYNRRYLFVLVAGTVAALIVAGSFFVPKKYEAKSTVFIEKNVINSLMKGLTVSPSMGDRIRVLRYHMLSRDMVLRVLKELDMDVKVPNPQEFEALIKYCQAETKISLRGDDLFFVSIVDPDPEFAKNYINALVGAYVEENLAAKREESFGASRFISEQVTFYKNKLDAIEDEINQFRKKTGIFSSVSEASIIDEIKLVEEELKGLRVKKNELLATIKTISEQLKMMQSMASSGGGALFDMSASVGDGRIAALQAKIDELLLVYNEQYPAVVKLREQIAELEKRQQTETVEAPPMQEAFNPLEDPIFVDLRMRMNTTQSELNALLARENELLSQIENNKRILANFPEDKKVLADMERERAMNRNVYETLLERAGVSEVSKQLEVADKATTFRIVDPAILPIIPVGMKRVVMMLMGLFAGFGAGLAAVVVFEKLDDSVKDVDALRAMGMTVLAEIPLMYSEVEARATRRKDLTVYAYGGLCLVFVGAMVGHDLLGLTLVDQAIGYFHLDKLMADVVGVIR, encoded by the coding sequence ATGGATTCTCCGATTCTTCAGCTCAAGAAGTACCTTCATGCACTCTACAACCGGCGTTATCTCTTTGTGCTGGTAGCCGGCACCGTCGCGGCGCTGATCGTGGCGGGAAGCTTTTTCGTGCCCAAGAAGTACGAAGCGAAGAGCACCGTCTTCATCGAGAAAAACGTCATCAACAGCCTGATGAAGGGTCTGACCGTTTCTCCGTCCATGGGAGACAGGATTCGGGTTCTGCGCTATCACATGCTCAGCCGCGACATGGTATTGCGCGTTTTGAAAGAGCTGGATATGGATGTGAAGGTCCCCAATCCCCAGGAGTTCGAAGCGCTGATCAAGTACTGCCAGGCCGAGACCAAGATCAGCCTGCGCGGGGATGACCTTTTCTTCGTGTCGATCGTCGACCCCGACCCCGAATTCGCCAAGAACTACATCAACGCCCTGGTCGGCGCCTATGTCGAGGAGAACCTGGCCGCCAAGCGGGAAGAATCCTTTGGCGCCAGCCGCTTCATTTCCGAACAGGTTACCTTCTACAAAAACAAGCTCGACGCCATCGAGGACGAAATCAACCAGTTTCGGAAGAAAACCGGCATTTTCTCTTCCGTCTCCGAAGCTTCGATCATCGACGAAATCAAATTGGTGGAAGAGGAACTGAAGGGCTTGCGCGTCAAGAAAAACGAACTGCTCGCCACCATCAAGACCATCAGTGAACAGCTGAAGATGATGCAGTCCATGGCCTCTTCCGGGGGGGGCGCTCTTTTCGACATGTCCGCCTCCGTCGGCGACGGTCGCATCGCCGCGTTGCAGGCCAAGATCGACGAGTTGCTGCTGGTTTACAACGAGCAATACCCCGCCGTGGTCAAGCTGCGGGAACAGATCGCCGAACTGGAAAAGCGGCAGCAGACGGAAACGGTCGAGGCGCCTCCCATGCAGGAGGCTTTCAACCCGCTGGAGGATCCGATCTTCGTCGACCTGCGGATGCGCATGAACACGACTCAATCCGAGCTCAACGCCCTGCTCGCCCGGGAAAACGAACTGCTCAGCCAAATCGAAAACAACAAGCGTATTCTCGCCAATTTCCCCGAGGACAAGAAGGTTCTCGCCGACATGGAGCGGGAGCGGGCGATGAACCGCAACGTCTACGAAACGCTGCTGGAGCGGGCCGGCGTCTCGGAAGTTTCGAAGCAGTTGGAGGTTGCCGACAAGGCGACGACCTTCCGCATTGTCGATCCGGCGATTCTGCCCATTATCCCCGTGGGGATGAAACGGGTGGTGATGATGCTGATGGGGCTCTTTGCCGGGTTCGGTGCCGGGCTGGCCGCCGTGGTGGTCTTCGAAAAACTCGACGACAGCGTCAAGGATGTCGATGCCCTGCGGGCCATGGGCATGACCGTTCTCGCGGAAATCCCTCTCATGTACAGCGAGGTTGAAGCCCGGGCGACACGGCGCAAGGATCTGACCGTCTACGCCTATGGCGGGCTCTGCCTGGTGTTTGTCGGGGCCATGGTCGGGCATGATCTGTTGGGCCTGACTTTGGTGGATCAGGCCATCGGTTACTTCCATCTGGATAAGCTTATGGCCGATGTGGTTGGGGTGATCCGTTAG
- a CDS encoding XrtA-associated tyrosine autokinase: MSRIEKAIEMAAKKRQAIAPVSPEPSVEPTQTPPKAEEIVTPSAVATREPGHYEARHEVFASVPPPVIRNPFLVTATGETGPASEQYRKLKSAIVKLAQLGRFDKSLMVTSAIGGEGKTLTSINLAITLAQEFDHTVLLVEADIRRPTIMKYMEMESPVGLTDCVLDGIDVGDVLVKTGIGKLSILPAGRTVPNPVELFSSNRMQNLLLEIKNRYPDRYVIVDTTPLLPFAEPQFIAGAVGGVLFVVREGYTSTDKAVKALGLLKNHNLLGVVCNGVSQVHSGGKYGYYGYYGYK; the protein is encoded by the coding sequence ATGAGTCGTATTGAAAAGGCCATCGAAATGGCCGCTAAAAAACGTCAGGCCATCGCTCCCGTTTCGCCCGAACCTTCCGTCGAACCGACGCAGACCCCGCCGAAGGCTGAGGAGATCGTCACTCCCAGTGCCGTCGCCACTCGGGAGCCGGGCCATTACGAAGCCCGGCACGAAGTCTTCGCCAGCGTGCCGCCGCCGGTGATTCGCAACCCCTTCTTGGTGACCGCCACCGGTGAGACCGGACCCGCTTCCGAGCAGTACCGTAAACTCAAATCGGCCATCGTCAAGCTCGCCCAGCTCGGTCGCTTCGACAAGTCGCTGATGGTCACCAGCGCCATCGGCGGCGAGGGCAAGACCCTCACCTCCATCAACCTGGCCATCACCCTGGCCCAGGAATTCGATCACACGGTGCTGCTGGTGGAGGCGGACATCCGTCGCCCGACCATCATGAAATACATGGAGATGGAGTCCCCCGTCGGCCTCACCGATTGCGTCCTCGACGGCATCGATGTCGGCGACGTGCTGGTCAAGACCGGCATCGGTAAGCTTTCCATTCTCCCCGCCGGGCGCACGGTTCCCAATCCGGTGGAACTCTTCTCCTCTAACCGCATGCAGAACCTGCTGCTCGAAATCAAGAACCGCTATCCCGACCGTTACGTCATCGTCGACACCACGCCGCTCTTGCCCTTCGCCGAGCCCCAGTTCATCGCCGGCGCCGTCGGCGGCGTTCTCTTCGTGGTACGCGAGGGCTATACCTCCACCGACAAGGCGGTCAAGGCCCTCGGTCTGCTCAAGAACCACAACCTGCTCGGGGTGGTCTGCAACGGTGTCAGCCAGGTGCACAGCGGCGGAAAATACGGCTACTACGGGTATTACGGGTACAAATAG